Proteins encoded by one window of Cylindrospermum stagnale PCC 7417:
- a CDS encoding TerB family tellurite resistance protein has translation MATHSHVKKLVKILIGAAWIDGRIQPEERQYLREIAQAKGLASDPEIKPWLYELVPVQPKECYEWVKEYLGDRPSLEDCENLIEAISGLIYSDGEVAVEEAKLLTKLQELTKLNESTQPVHSVLLKQIQKLYRRWVEVQN, from the coding sequence ATGGCTACTCATTCTCATGTGAAAAAGTTAGTTAAAATCCTGATTGGAGCCGCTTGGATTGATGGCAGAATCCAGCCGGAAGAACGGCAATATCTGCGCGAAATAGCTCAAGCAAAAGGTTTGGCTAGTGATCCAGAAATTAAACCTTGGCTGTATGAATTAGTTCCCGTACAGCCAAAAGAGTGCTATGAATGGGTAAAAGAATATTTAGGCGATCGTCCTAGCCTGGAAGATTGCGAAAATCTAATTGAAGCCATCAGTGGCTTAATTTACAGTGATGGTGAAGTAGCCGTTGAAGAAGCAAAACTCCTGACGAAATTACAGGAGTTAACCAAGTTAAATGAGTCAACCCAACCAGTCCATTCTGTATTGCTTAAACAAATTCAAAAGCTTTACCGCCGTTGGGTTGAGGTTCAAAACTAA
- a CDS encoding transglycosylase domain-containing protein has protein sequence MLVKAKQLLSQMTNVSSGMFARIARSDKPFYRRLWFWAGLGVGGGIIAFNYSIESIDRTLPDKAELKAVVREQTLTIKAADGTILQQQGEATREQLRIEQIPDTLRKAFIASEDRRFEQHSGVDAQGIVRAVLNNLRSQDVVEGGSTITQQLARILFLKQERTIWRKLKEVRLAQKIEQELTKDQILERYLNLVYLGSGAYGVADASWVYFSKPVDQLTLPEMATIAGLAPAPSIYAPDKNPTAAITRRNLVLQRMQEDGFITADQKQAATQEQLTLKSSLPKRLEVASPYFTSYIQKELPKYVGADVLAGGGLVVETTLNLTWQAAAEAAVAKTLKNQGRWENFKQAALVAIDPRNGEIQAMVGGKDFGKNQFNRVTQAQRQPGSTFKGFVYATAIASGKNPYDSYLDAPLVVDGYEPKNYSSDFRGWINIRDALTRSVNIVAVKVLIDVGFEPTIKLAHDMGIKSELRPTYSLALGSNEVNLLELTSAYGSFANQGLHAEVHGIRRILNRRDEVVWSADYQPKRVLDADSAAIMTWMLRNVVVQGTGSAAQLNNRPVAGKTGTSDEARDLWFIGYIPQVVTGVWLGNDNNRPTWGSSGSAAYTWHEFMEKAVEGMPVEKFPARPKLDDRKGSIKAKPVKPKRIVNRPISTDHEKSDEDTNSNSESSTRRRRSSRRYSQSEQQQQSEDKPRRRRRSQQIDDNTSSRRQRRARNTESSESSRSSESSRPKRRVRQAEPESRRSSPPPSNSSSGSSSSQPSWRERLRPGQSSSE, from the coding sequence ATGCTGGTGAAGGCAAAACAGTTACTGAGCCAGATGACAAATGTATCATCTGGGATGTTTGCCAGAATTGCCAGGAGCGATAAACCCTTTTATCGTCGTCTTTGGTTTTGGGCAGGCTTGGGTGTTGGCGGCGGCATTATCGCCTTTAACTACAGCATTGAGTCAATAGATCGCACTTTGCCAGATAAAGCTGAACTGAAAGCTGTGGTGCGAGAGCAAACTCTGACGATTAAAGCTGCTGATGGTACTATTTTACAACAGCAGGGAGAAGCGACCAGAGAACAGCTGAGGATAGAGCAAATACCAGATACCTTGAGAAAAGCTTTCATCGCCTCAGAAGATCGGAGATTTGAGCAACACAGCGGAGTTGATGCTCAGGGGATTGTCAGAGCAGTTTTGAACAATTTGCGATCGCAAGATGTAGTCGAAGGTGGTAGCACGATCACCCAACAGCTAGCGCGAATTCTCTTCCTCAAACAAGAGCGGACAATCTGGCGCAAGCTCAAGGAAGTCCGCCTGGCACAAAAAATAGAGCAAGAATTAACTAAAGACCAGATTCTGGAACGTTATCTGAATCTGGTTTATTTAGGTTCTGGAGCTTACGGTGTGGCAGATGCTTCCTGGGTGTACTTCAGTAAACCAGTGGATCAACTCACCTTGCCAGAAATGGCAACCATCGCCGGACTAGCACCCGCTCCCAGTATTTACGCCCCAGATAAAAATCCAACTGCGGCAATCACGCGGCGGAATCTGGTATTGCAGCGGATGCAGGAAGATGGATTTATTACAGCCGACCAAAAGCAAGCAGCAACACAGGAACAACTAACTCTGAAAAGTAGTTTGCCCAAGCGCTTGGAAGTAGCATCTCCCTACTTTACTAGCTACATTCAGAAAGAGTTGCCAAAGTACGTTGGAGCCGATGTCTTGGCTGGAGGGGGTTTAGTGGTGGAAACCACCTTGAACCTAACTTGGCAAGCAGCAGCAGAAGCAGCAGTTGCCAAAACTTTGAAAAATCAAGGTCGTTGGGAGAACTTTAAGCAAGCGGCTTTAGTAGCTATTGACCCTCGCAATGGTGAAATTCAGGCCATGGTTGGGGGAAAGGACTTTGGTAAAAATCAGTTTAATCGCGTTACTCAGGCGCAGCGACAGCCAGGCTCGACCTTTAAGGGGTTTGTATATGCCACTGCTATAGCTAGCGGCAAAAATCCTTACGACAGCTACCTGGATGCACCCCTTGTAGTGGATGGTTACGAGCCGAAAAACTACAGTTCCGACTTTCGGGGCTGGATAAACATCAGAGATGCCCTCACCCGCTCTGTGAATATAGTTGCAGTCAAGGTGTTGATAGACGTGGGATTTGAGCCAACGATTAAACTTGCCCATGATATGGGGATTAAATCGGAACTCAGGCCCACCTATTCTTTAGCTCTCGGCTCGAATGAAGTGAATCTGCTGGAATTGACCAGTGCTTACGGCAGCTTTGCCAATCAAGGATTGCACGCAGAAGTTCATGGGATTCGCCGCATCCTCAATCGCCGGGATGAGGTGGTTTGGTCAGCTGATTACCAGCCGAAGCGGGTCTTAGATGCTGATAGTGCTGCCATCATGACTTGGATGCTACGCAATGTTGTGGTGCAGGGAACTGGGAGTGCTGCCCAATTAAACAATAGACCGGTGGCTGGGAAAACAGGCACCTCTGACGAAGCTCGCGATTTGTGGTTTATTGGCTACATACCCCAAGTGGTGACAGGAGTTTGGCTAGGTAACGATAACAACCGCCCTACTTGGGGTAGCAGTGGTAGCGCTGCTTATACCTGGCATGAATTTATGGAAAAAGCCGTAGAGGGGATGCCTGTAGAAAAGTTTCCTGCACGACCTAAACTAGACGATCGCAAAGGCAGCATTAAAGCCAAGCCTGTCAAGCCCAAACGAATTGTGAATCGTCCTATTTCTACTGATCATGAAAAATCAGATGAAGATACGAATAGCAATTCTGAATCATCTACTAGAAGACGCAGAAGCAGCCGTCGCTATTCTCAATCAGAGCAGCAGCAGCAATCAGAGGATAAGCCAAGACGTAGACGGCGTTCTCAGCAGATAGATGACAATACGTCATCTAGACGGCAGCGTCGTGCGCGCAACACAGAATCAAGCGAGTCATCTCGATCAAGCGAATCATCTCGTCCAAAGCGGCGAGTGCGACAAGCAGAACCAGAGTCTCGGCGGTCTTCACCCCCCCCTAGCAATAGCTCCTCAGGTTCTTCATCGTCACAGCCTTCCTGGAGAGAGAGACTCAGACCAGGTCAATCTTCCTCAGAGTAA
- a CDS encoding DnaJ domain-containing protein, with translation MRWRGAPAGSDRKISSWQLDTKKFNRTFSYLTSPYSHNGFIHALAYSPDGTSIASASNDKTIRLWGRYTGNFQRTLNGHTDAVLAVAISPDGKTLVSSSADKTIRLWDLQNYQQRCILTQHSAAVNTVVISPDSQTLIIGSNDTTIKLWNLHTGELFCTLTGHSTAVLSLSISLDGQTLASSSRDGIIKLWHIQTGELLKTLSGCSPLAFHPDGKTLLSGGNNGSIKIWQQMPGFDQFTPNRILSGEWWQVLGVDQYTHPKEAKLAYLGLAKLYHPDVNNSVSAKASMQAVNQAYREFQAQLTADG, from the coding sequence TTGCGATGGCGCGGAGCGCCCGCTGGAAGCGATCGCAAAATCAGCAGTTGGCAACTAGATACAAAAAAATTTAACCGCACATTTTCTTATTTAACTTCTCCCTACAGTCATAACGGCTTTATTCACGCCCTTGCTTACAGTCCAGATGGAACAAGTATTGCTAGTGCTAGTAACGATAAAACTATTAGACTGTGGGGACGCTACACGGGAAATTTCCAACGAACCTTAAACGGACATACAGATGCAGTTTTAGCTGTTGCGATTAGTCCCGACGGCAAAACGCTGGTTAGTAGCAGTGCTGATAAAACTATCAGACTTTGGGATTTACAAAATTATCAACAGCGGTGTATCTTAACTCAACATTCAGCAGCAGTAAATACAGTTGTCATTAGTCCAGATAGTCAAACTCTGATTATTGGAAGTAATGACACCACAATTAAGCTGTGGAATCTCCACACCGGCGAATTATTCTGCACCCTTACTGGACATTCAACGGCGGTTCTGTCCCTATCTATCAGTCTCGATGGACAAACCCTCGCCAGTAGCAGCAGAGATGGCATAATCAAACTTTGGCATATCCAAACTGGGGAATTACTGAAAACGCTTTCTGGCTGTAGTCCTCTTGCCTTCCATCCCGATGGTAAAACGCTTTTAAGTGGCGGTAATAACGGCAGCATCAAGATTTGGCAGCAAATGCCAGGTTTTGATCAATTCACACCTAACCGCATTTTATCAGGGGAATGGTGGCAAGTTTTGGGCGTAGATCAGTATACGCACCCCAAAGAGGCTAAGCTTGCCTACCTGGGATTAGCCAAATTGTATCATCCTGATGTTAACAATTCTGTAAGTGCAAAAGCTTCTATGCAAGCAGTTAATCAAGCTTATCGGGAGTTTCAGGCGCAATTGACAGCTGACGGATAA
- a CDS encoding NUDIX hydrolase, producing the protein MPLGRELPQLLRQRLFYKGRKFNFEANRLRLPNKAEGEWECIRHPGGALAVPVTTEGKLILVRQYRFAVQGRVLEFPAGTVEPNEEPLDTIKREIEEETGYHAQKWDKLGEFFLAPGYSDEIIYAYLARGLSKLETPPKQDADEDIETFLFTPEELEKAIVAGEPIDAKSITSFFLARPFLV; encoded by the coding sequence ATGCCATTAGGTAGAGAATTACCACAGCTGCTAAGACAACGCTTGTTCTATAAAGGACGCAAGTTTAATTTTGAAGCCAACCGCTTGCGTTTACCGAATAAAGCAGAGGGAGAATGGGAGTGTATTCGTCACCCTGGTGGCGCTCTGGCTGTGCCCGTGACGACCGAAGGTAAACTGATACTTGTACGCCAGTATCGTTTCGCAGTTCAGGGACGGGTGTTAGAATTCCCCGCAGGTACTGTGGAACCCAACGAAGAACCCCTAGATACCATAAAACGAGAAATTGAAGAAGAAACTGGCTACCACGCGCAAAAGTGGGATAAGCTGGGAGAATTTTTTCTTGCTCCCGGTTATTCTGATGAGATTATCTATGCTTATCTCGCTAGAGGTTTGTCCAAGCTAGAGACACCACCAAAGCAAGACGCAGACGAAGATATAGAAACTTTTTTATTCACCCCTGAAGAACTGGAAAAAGCTATTGTGGCAGGAGAACCAATAGATGCTAAATCCATTACTAGCTTTTTCCTGGCTCGTCCATTCTTAGTTTAA
- the psb35 gene encoding photosystem II assembly protein Psb35, with translation MHLLLQIEAPAAAGSHFPLAFTLVYVVGFIAAVTIGSIAWYNSKRPAGWESKERPDFVPKVNKEETPGLGEPK, from the coding sequence ATGCATTTATTGCTCCAAATAGAAGCACCAGCAGCAGCAGGCTCCCATTTTCCCTTGGCTTTCACCTTAGTCTATGTAGTTGGTTTTATCGCTGCTGTCACCATTGGTTCCATTGCTTGGTACAACTCAAAACGTCCCGCAGGTTGGGAAAGCAAAGAGCGTCCTGACTTTGTACCAAAGGTTAATAAAGAAGAAACTCCAGGCCTGGGTGAACCGAAGTAG
- a CDS encoding 16S rRNA (cytosine(967)-C(5))-methyltransferase, with protein MTNPRQIAFNALRDVHKGAYADVALDRVLQKINLADRDRRLVTELVYGSVRRQRTLDALIDQLATKKSQQQPPDLRTILHLGLYQLRYQERIPASAAVNTTVELAKENGFAGLTGFANGVLRQYIRLAEKSPEPLELPENPVERLGILHSFPDWIIQVWLEQLGFVETEKLCEWMNQTPTIDLRVNLLRSSIEQVESAFKSAGVLVRRIPSLPQALRLIGSTGPIQNLPGFREGWWTVQDSSAQLVSHLLDPQPGEVVIDVCAAPGGKTTHIAELMGDNGKVWACDRTPSRLRKLQQNAQRLNLHSIEICTGDSRNLPQFQNTADRVLIDAPCSGLGTMHRHADARWRQTPESVRELSLLQTELLAHTSTFVKQGGVLVYATCTLHPAENEGVISQFLAEYPHWQIETDSLDLPDSAYSVPPGWLKVWPHQQDMDGFFMVRLRKTNNSE; from the coding sequence ATGACTAACCCCCGTCAAATAGCTTTTAATGCCCTGCGAGATGTTCACAAGGGGGCTTATGCTGATGTTGCTTTAGACCGAGTGCTACAAAAAATTAATTTGGCAGATCGCGATCGCCGTTTGGTTACAGAATTAGTTTATGGCAGTGTCAGAAGACAGCGCACCCTCGACGCCCTCATCGACCAACTGGCTACAAAAAAATCTCAGCAACAACCGCCAGACCTCCGCACCATCCTACATCTAGGCTTATACCAACTACGCTATCAAGAACGCATTCCTGCTTCTGCTGCTGTAAATACTACCGTTGAACTAGCTAAGGAAAATGGTTTTGCTGGACTCACAGGTTTTGCGAATGGTGTATTGCGTCAATACATCCGTCTGGCTGAAAAATCTCCAGAACCGTTAGAATTGCCAGAAAATCCGGTGGAACGCTTGGGTATTTTGCACAGCTTTCCTGACTGGATAATTCAAGTGTGGTTAGAACAACTGGGTTTTGTCGAGACAGAAAAACTTTGTGAATGGATGAACCAAACGCCAACTATTGATTTGCGGGTAAACCTGCTTCGTAGTTCAATTGAGCAAGTTGAGTCAGCATTTAAATCTGCTGGTGTTTTAGTGAGGCGCATTCCCAGTTTACCCCAAGCTTTACGATTGATTGGTAGCACTGGCCCGATTCAAAATTTACCTGGATTTCGTGAGGGTTGGTGGACTGTCCAAGATAGTAGCGCTCAATTGGTAAGCCATTTACTCGACCCCCAACCGGGTGAGGTGGTGATTGATGTTTGTGCTGCACCGGGGGGTAAAACAACCCACATTGCCGAGTTAATGGGGGATAATGGGAAAGTCTGGGCTTGCGATCGCACTCCCTCCCGTCTCCGCAAACTCCAACAAAATGCTCAACGGCTGAATTTGCACTCAATTGAAATTTGCACAGGTGACAGCCGCAACTTACCACAATTTCAAAACACTGCTGACCGCGTATTAATAGATGCACCATGCTCTGGTTTGGGGACTATGCACCGCCATGCTGATGCGCGTTGGCGACAGACTCCGGAATCTGTTCGGGAACTCTCGCTACTGCAAACAGAATTATTAGCGCATACATCCACTTTTGTCAAACAAGGTGGTGTGTTGGTTTATGCCACCTGTACCCTGCATCCGGCAGAGAATGAAGGCGTAATTTCCCAATTTTTAGCTGAATATCCTCATTGGCAAATTGAGACGGACAGCCTTGATTTACCCGACTCTGCCTATAGTGTGCCGCCAGGTTGGCTAAAAGTCTGGCCCCATCAACAGGACATGGATGGCTTTTTTATGGTGCGCTTAAGAAAAACCAATAATTCCGAGTGA
- the folK gene encoding 2-amino-4-hydroxy-6-hydroxymethyldihydropteridine diphosphokinase translates to MGDSQAILAAALENLAQTPGIFLEAKSSWYKTKAVGPPQPDYWNGCAILQVEILPQTLLKTLLEIEQKFGRVRQEHWGPRTLDLDLLLYDDLIVDTPTLQIPHPRMRERAFVLVPLAEIAPNWLEPVSGRLIQDLLKEVDTSDVHLVMGN, encoded by the coding sequence ATGGGCGATTCACAAGCAATCTTAGCAGCAGCTCTAGAAAATTTAGCCCAAACACCCGGTATTTTCTTGGAAGCAAAATCCAGTTGGTATAAAACCAAAGCCGTGGGTCCACCACAACCTGATTACTGGAATGGTTGCGCCATACTGCAAGTAGAAATTTTGCCCCAAACCTTGTTAAAAACTTTGTTAGAAATTGAACAAAAATTTGGGCGTGTGCGTCAAGAACATTGGGGGCCACGAACCCTTGATTTGGATTTGTTGTTATATGATGACTTAATTGTGGATACGCCAACTCTCCAGATTCCTCATCCCCGGATGCGAGAGCGGGCTTTTGTGCTGGTACCACTGGCAGAAATTGCCCCAAATTGGCTGGAACCAGTTTCTGGGCGTTTGATCCAAGATTTACTAAAAGAGGTAGACACTTCTGATGTACATTTAGTCATGGGCAATTAA
- a CDS encoding glycoside hydrolase 100 family protein, whose product MQLNELGETENIENEAWQALENSILYYQGRPVGTLAAYDPSVEALNYDQCFIRDFVSSALIFLIKGRTDIVRNFLEETLKLQPKEKALDAYKPGRGLIPASFKVISSDGEEVLEADFGEHAIARVTPVDSCLWWLILLRAYVVATNDYSLAYQPEFQKGIRLIMDICLANRFDMYPTLLVPDGACMIDRRMGIYGHPLEIQVLFFTALRAARELLVCRGNEEIVEAIDNRLPLLCGHIRQHYWIDINRLNAIYRFKSEEYGKAAVNLFNIYADSLPYYDLDKWLPKKGGYLAGNVGPSQLDTRFFSLGNLMAIVSDLATEKQSQAIMNLIEKRWDDLVGDMPMKICFPALEHEEYRVVTGCDPKNIPWSYHNAGSWPVLMWMLAAAAVKTKRTSLAEKAIEIAQSRLGEDEWPEYYDGKKGRLIGKQARKYQTWTITGYLLAKELIANPAHLPLISFDKLPAEVVSKACELESNSVSPYLSR is encoded by the coding sequence ATGCAACTAAACGAATTAGGCGAAACTGAAAATATAGAAAATGAGGCATGGCAAGCACTAGAAAATTCAATTCTCTACTATCAAGGGCGTCCTGTAGGTACTTTAGCTGCCTACGATCCCTCTGTTGAGGCGCTTAATTATGACCAGTGCTTTATCCGAGACTTTGTCTCTTCCGCCTTAATTTTTTTGATTAAAGGTAGAACAGATATTGTTCGCAATTTTCTAGAAGAAACATTAAAGTTACAGCCTAAAGAAAAGGCATTAGATGCCTATAAACCTGGTCGTGGTTTGATACCAGCTAGCTTCAAAGTTATTTCATCAGATGGAGAAGAAGTTTTAGAAGCAGATTTTGGTGAACATGCGATCGCCAGAGTAACACCAGTTGATTCTTGCCTGTGGTGGCTGATTTTGTTGCGTGCTTATGTAGTTGCGACAAACGATTATTCTCTAGCCTATCAACCTGAATTCCAAAAGGGCATCAGGTTAATTATGGATATTTGCTTGGCTAATCGCTTTGATATGTATCCAACGCTGTTAGTTCCAGATGGTGCTTGCATGATTGATCGGCGGATGGGTATTTATGGTCATCCGTTGGAAATCCAAGTTTTATTTTTTACAGCATTGCGTGCAGCTCGTGAGTTACTAGTTTGTCGAGGAAATGAAGAGATTGTTGAAGCAATTGATAACCGATTACCGCTGCTATGTGGTCATATTCGTCAACATTATTGGATAGATATTAATCGCCTAAATGCAATTTATCGCTTCAAGAGTGAAGAATATGGCAAAGCGGCTGTTAATCTTTTTAACATCTATGCAGATTCCCTACCTTATTATGACTTAGATAAATGGCTACCAAAAAAAGGTGGTTATTTAGCAGGGAATGTTGGCCCATCGCAGTTAGATACTCGCTTCTTTTCACTGGGAAACTTAATGGCGATAGTTTCTGATCTGGCTACTGAGAAGCAGTCCCAAGCCATTATGAATCTCATTGAGAAACGATGGGACGATTTGGTGGGAGATATGCCGATGAAAATCTGTTTTCCAGCTTTGGAACATGAAGAGTACAGAGTTGTCACGGGATGTGATCCAAAAAATATACCTTGGTCATATCATAATGCTGGTAGCTGGCCTGTTTTAATGTGGATGTTAGCAGCCGCAGCAGTGAAAACTAAGAGAACAAGTTTGGCAGAAAAGGCGATTGAAATTGCCCAATCACGTTTAGGTGAAGATGAATGGCCAGAATATTACGATGGCAAGAAAGGGCGACTAATTGGTAAACAAGCTAGGAAATATCAAACCTGGACAATTACTGGCTATTTATTAGCCAAAGAACTGATAGCCAATCCCGCTCATTTACCATTAATCAGTTTTGATAAATTACCCGCAGAAGTAGTTTCTAAAGCTTGTGAGCTTGAAAGCAACAGCGTAAGCCCATATCTGTCTCGTTAG
- a CDS encoding HNH endonuclease: MSTYINESLRKQIIDTDKSRCCYCLTSEANSGIPMTYDHIQPVSLGGDTNFENLCLACRSCNEFKSNLTESIDPLSGEAISLFDPRKQKWSEHFVWSVDGTKVEGMTAVGRATITRLRMNNPVIIVARKRWVMSGWHPPND, from the coding sequence GTGTCTACATATATTAATGAAAGTTTAAGAAAACAAATTATAGATACTGATAAATCGCGTTGTTGCTATTGCTTAACATCCGAAGCTAATAGCGGCATCCCCATGACATATGATCACATTCAACCAGTTTCCCTGGGTGGAGATACAAATTTTGAAAACCTTTGTTTAGCTTGTCGTTCTTGTAATGAATTTAAGAGTAATTTAACTGAGTCTATAGATCCTTTAAGTGGTGAAGCAATATCACTTTTTGACCCTCGTAAACAGAAATGGTCAGAGCATTTTGTGTGGAGTGTTGACGGTACGAAGGTAGAAGGTATGACTGCTGTGGGTCGCGCTACAATAACTAGGTTACGTATGAATAATCCAGTTATTATAGTTGCTCGCAAACGATGGGTAATGAGCGGTTGGCATCCTCCTAATGATTGA
- a CDS encoding Uma2 family endonuclease, with protein MIAIPQQPQQMTIEEYLQWEPQQDLRYEYVHGEVFAMTGGTIPHNDIALNLYRTLYPHLRSRGCRVNVSDVKVQVSPKSPYYYPDVIVSCDSQDINARKFIQNPKLIAEVLSPGTSAKDRGEKFTYYLKIPTLQEYILIDSEKISVERYCRGEGRMWLYYPYIAGDIITLSSIEFEFPIELLYEGVGLEIEA; from the coding sequence ATGATAGCCATTCCCCAACAACCGCAGCAAATGACCATTGAGGAATATCTCCAATGGGAACCTCAGCAAGACCTTCGCTACGAATATGTCCATGGCGAAGTGTTTGCTATGACTGGTGGGACAATTCCCCATAATGATATTGCTCTAAATCTTTACAGAACCCTGTACCCTCATCTGCGTTCTAGAGGTTGTCGAGTGAACGTGTCAGATGTGAAGGTGCAAGTTAGTCCTAAAAGTCCATATTACTATCCTGATGTTATCGTCAGTTGTGACTCTCAAGACATTAACGCTCGCAAATTTATTCAAAATCCCAAATTAATTGCGGAAGTCCTTTCCCCTGGTACAAGTGCTAAAGATAGGGGTGAAAAATTCACATATTACCTAAAAATACCCACTTTACAAGAGTATATCTTGATTGACTCGGAAAAAATCTCTGTTGAACGTTACTGTCGGGGAGAGGGCAGAATGTGGCTTTATTATCCCTACATTGCTGGAGATATCATCACTTTATCAAGTATTGAATTTGAGTTTCCGATTGAATTGTTGTATGAAGGTGTTGGATTGGAAATAGAAGCTTAA
- a CDS encoding prohibitin family protein, which produces MKKSQAFNSAGKLTALLVLITIFLTPFVIVSAGERGVLMEFGEVQEQILGEGIHIIIPIVNTVKKLSVRVQKQEISAEASSKDLQDVFTDVALNWHIIPEEANAIFQQIGEQKDIVDRIINPAVEEVLKAVMAKYTAEEIITKRGEVKSGVDDTLTTRLGTYHIAVDDISLVHVHFSELFGEAVEAKQIAEQEAKRAEFIALKATKEAEAKVNLAKGEAEAQRLLRDNLTPELLQRQAIEKWNGKLPLIMGKESPKFWDLREFIKAYAN; this is translated from the coding sequence ATGAAAAAAAGTCAAGCTTTTAACAGTGCTGGTAAACTGACTGCACTTTTAGTTCTAATTACTATATTCCTCACGCCTTTTGTGATTGTCAGTGCTGGGGAACGGGGCGTATTGATGGAATTTGGTGAAGTACAAGAACAGATACTAGGCGAAGGAATTCACATAATTATCCCCATAGTTAATACTGTGAAAAAGTTAAGCGTTCGAGTCCAAAAGCAAGAAATTTCTGCTGAGGCTTCATCTAAGGATCTGCAAGATGTTTTTACAGATGTAGCCCTAAATTGGCATATTATCCCTGAAGAAGCCAATGCTATTTTTCAGCAAATTGGCGAACAAAAAGACATAGTTGACCGAATTATTAATCCAGCAGTTGAAGAAGTATTAAAAGCCGTTATGGCTAAATATACTGCTGAAGAAATTATTACTAAACGCGGAGAAGTAAAAAGTGGAGTAGATGATACATTAACTACGCGACTGGGTACTTATCACATTGCAGTTGATGATATTTCTCTAGTTCATGTTCATTTCTCAGAACTCTTTGGTGAGGCGGTGGAGGCCAAACAAATCGCTGAACAGGAAGCAAAACGGGCAGAATTTATCGCCCTGAAAGCCACAAAAGAAGCTGAGGCAAAAGTCAACCTAGCAAAAGGAGAGGCTGAGGCGCAAAGATTGCTGCGTGATAATTTGACGCCTGAATTACTACAAAGGCAAGCAATAGAAAAATGGAATGGTAAACTACCATTAATTATGGGCAAAGAAAGTCCAAAATTTTGGGATCTTCGGGAATTTATTAAAGCTTATGCCAATTGA
- a CDS encoding ADP-ribosylglycohydrolase family protein — protein MLLELAIGDAYGAGFEYADEMIFANDLSRYVQHPRHRLIPGSYTDDTQMSIAIAEVIVAQAPWTPKVLADSFVTAFKRDPREGYAGSFYHFLVQIRDGSEFLARIRPDSDKSGAAMRAAPIGVYPTPEKVIEAATIQAAITHNTADGINAAVAAALMSHYFIYRLGPKRKLGQFLEGYVLSGDWSKPWQGKVKSKGWMSVRAAITAVMRNDSMSDLLQDCIAFTGDVDTVAAIALAAASCSQEIRQDIPSHLVTALENGAYGKDYLIDLDKQLMSLVSKT, from the coding sequence ATGCTGCTAGAGTTGGCAATTGGTGATGCCTATGGTGCAGGCTTTGAATATGCTGACGAGATGATATTTGCCAACGACTTGAGTCGATACGTTCAACATCCCCGTCATCGACTCATACCAGGCAGCTACACTGACGACACGCAGATGAGCATTGCCATCGCCGAAGTGATAGTTGCTCAAGCACCTTGGACGCCGAAAGTTTTAGCCGATAGTTTCGTTACAGCCTTCAAACGTGATCCCAGAGAAGGTTACGCGGGGAGCTTCTACCATTTTCTGGTACAAATCCGGGATGGATCAGAGTTTTTGGCAAGAATTCGCCCCGATAGCGACAAAAGTGGGGCAGCAATGCGCGCTGCACCAATAGGTGTCTATCCTACACCTGAAAAAGTTATCGAGGCGGCAACAATTCAAGCCGCAATCACCCACAATACAGCCGATGGCATTAACGCCGCTGTTGCAGCGGCGCTGATGTCCCATTATTTTATTTACCGACTGGGGCCAAAACGCAAATTAGGACAGTTTCTGGAAGGTTATGTATTATCTGGGGATTGGTCTAAGCCTTGGCAAGGTAAAGTTAAGTCTAAAGGCTGGATGAGTGTCAGGGCAGCAATTACAGCGGTGATGCGGAATGACAGCATGAGCGACCTTTTACAAGATTGTATCGCTTTTACAGGAGATGTAGACACAGTGGCCGCGATCGCACTCGCAGCTGCATCCTGTAGCCAGGAAATCCGACAAGACATCCCCAGTCATCTCGTGACAGCCTTAGAAAACGGCGCTTATGGTAAGGACTATCTAATTGATTTAGACAAGCAGCTGATGAGTCTAGTTAGTAAAACATGA